One stretch of Juglans microcarpa x Juglans regia isolate MS1-56 chromosome 3D, Jm3101_v1.0, whole genome shotgun sequence DNA includes these proteins:
- the LOC121254640 gene encoding rust resistance kinase Lr10-like: protein MIILIDFGLYHGAKVILATPFVLAFLIYKWRRRHLSMYNAVEEFLQKHNDLMPIRYSYSEVKKMTKGFKDKLGEGGYGTVFKGTLRSGQLVGVKMLGKSKANGQEFISEVATIGTIHHVNIVQLIGFCVEGSKRALVYEFMSNGSLNKYIFSQEGSILLSFEKMLDIALGVARGIKYLHEGCEMQILHFDIKPHNILLDENFTPKVSDFGLARLFSADDSIVSLTAVRGTLGYMAPELCYQNIGGISYKADVYSFGMLLMDMTGRRRNLNTFADQSSETYFPTCVYDQLHNENGIEIEDATKEEKKMTKKMIIVALWCIQMKPNDRPSMKKVIEMLEGDIECLQIPPKPFLSLSERYIQPDIEESSNQSWSSIQSSESSQYTQSPMQFK from the exons ATGATCATTCTCATCGACTTCG GACTATACCATGGAGCAAAAGTTATATTGGCGACTCCATTTGTGCTTGCATTCTTGATATATAAGTGGCGTAGGAGACATTTATCAATGTATAACGCTGTTGAAGAATTTTTGCAAAAACACAATGACCTCATGCCAATAAGGTACTCTTACTCAGAAGTAAAGAAGATGACCAAAGGTTTTAAGGATAAATTGGGTGAAGGTGGTTATGGCACTGTCTTTAAGGGAACACTTCGAAGTGGCCAACTTGTAGGCGTAAAAATGTTAGGAAAATCCAAAGCTAATGGCCAAGAATTTATCAGCGAAGTTGCAACCATTGGAACGATTCACCATGTTAATATAGTGCAACTCATTGGCTTTTGCGTTGAAGGATCAAAGCGTGCTCTTGTGTATGAATTCATGTCCAATGGATCTCtcaataaatacattttttcacAAGAAGGAAGTATTCTTCTAAGCTTTGAAAAAATGCTTGACATTGCTCTTGGAGTAGCTCGTGGCATTAAATATTTACACGAAGGTTGTGAAATGCAAATTTTGCATTTCGATATCAAGCCTCACAACATTCTTCTCGACGAGAATTTTACACCTAAGGTCTCAGACTTTGGCTTGGCAAGACTTTTTTCAGCAGATGATAGCATCGTTTCTTTGACTGCTGTAAGGGGGACATTAGGATACATGGCTCCTGAGTTGTGCTATCAAAATATTGGGGGCATCTCATACAAAGCtgatgtttatagttttggaaTGTTATTGATGGACATGACAGGTAGACGAAGGAACTTGAATACATTTGCAGATCAATCTAGTGAAACCTACTTCCCTACTTGTGTCTATGACCAATTGCACAATGAAAATGGCATAGAAATAGAAGATGCCacaaaggaggaaaagaaaatgactaaAAAGATGATCATAGTTGCGTTATGGTGTATACAAATGAAGCCTAATGATCGTCCTTCAATGAAAAAAGTCATAGAAATGCTTGAAGGAGATATTGAATGTTTACAAATACCTCCGAAACCTTTCTTGTCATTATCAGAGAGATACATACAACCGGACATTGAAGAAAGTTCAAATCAGTCTTGGTCATCAATTCAATCAAGCGAATCAAGTCAGTATACACAATCGCCAATGCAATTTAAATGA